A single genomic interval of uncultured Pseudodesulfovibrio sp. harbors:
- the fdnG gene encoding formate dehydrogenase-N subunit alpha translates to MKFDRRSFMKLAGSGAACLTLGQLGVSLTPVKAYAEEIKISGAKEVVTVCPFCSVSCHVIGHVKNGKLVNTEGDPDYPINEGALCAKGAAMFSMTTSHHRLQKPLYRAPYSDKWEEKSWDWMFDRIARRIKDTRDKDIILKNKKGDTVNRLESMFLLGTSHAGNEECALAHQAMRSLGVVHMDHQARIUHSATVAALGESFGRGAMTNHWIDIKNADSILIMGSNAAEHHPISFKWVLEAKDKGATVMHVDPKFSRTSARSDFHVPLRSGTDIAFLGGMIKYIIENNKYFHEYVAEYTNASLIVGKDFGFKDGLFTGYDEKSRTYDKSKWGFELDSNGVPKRDKTLKNPRCVFQLLKKHYSRYNIDTVSTTTGVSAADLLKVYKNFAATGKKDKAGTVMYALGWTQHTVGVQNIRSAGIIQLLLGNIGVAGGGINALRGEPNVQGSTDHTLLYHIIPGYMAMPHNGWQTYDEYIKANTPKSGDPKSANWWQHKPKYFASLLKAWYGDNASKENGFCYEYLPKIEKDEDYSYLYLFDRMYRNQIRGGIIIGLNPMNSVPNSNKVRKALDNLEWLVTSELHHSETTDNWKRPGVDPKKIKTEVFLLPSAHRLEKEGSVTNSGRWLLWHYQAVKPAYEAKPFGDMFVGFMKRIQKLYAKEGGKLPEALTKLNYPDRYDPEELCARINGHFTRDTVIKGKTYKKGQQVPSFTALGDDGSTACLNWLYAGSYTEEEGNKAKRRSTSQTAMQKNIGLYPKWAWCWPVNRRILYNRASVDLNGKPYNPKKAVIEWKDGKWVGDIPDGGWPPMATGKGKYPFIMHKHGFGQLYGPGRADGPFSEHYEPVETPVKNNMFSKQLNSPVYKFVDSNMDKLSKPADPKYPVVLTTYSLTEHWCGGGETRNIPNLLEAEPQLYVEMSPELAQEKGIKNGDGVIVESVRGRVEAIAMVTVRMRPLRVHGRIIHEIGMPFCFGWTTPGTGDSTNRLTPSVGDPNTTIPEFKACCVNIRKADKLTELAT, encoded by the coding sequence ATGAAATTTGACCGCCGAAGCTTTATGAAGCTCGCAGGTTCTGGAGCGGCGTGTCTCACCCTCGGGCAGCTCGGAGTGAGTTTGACTCCGGTCAAGGCCTATGCCGAAGAGATCAAGATCTCCGGTGCGAAAGAGGTTGTGACAGTCTGTCCGTTCTGTTCCGTGAGTTGTCATGTCATCGGGCATGTCAAGAACGGCAAGCTCGTGAACACTGAGGGTGATCCGGATTATCCCATCAACGAAGGCGCGCTGTGTGCAAAGGGCGCGGCCATGTTCAGCATGACCACCAGCCATCACAGATTGCAGAAGCCCTTGTATCGCGCTCCGTACAGCGACAAGTGGGAAGAGAAGAGCTGGGACTGGATGTTCGACCGTATTGCACGGCGCATCAAGGACACTCGCGACAAGGACATTATTCTCAAGAACAAGAAGGGCGATACGGTCAATCGACTTGAGTCCATGTTCCTGCTGGGCACCTCCCATGCAGGTAACGAAGAATGTGCGCTTGCCCATCAGGCAATGCGTAGCCTGGGTGTTGTCCACATGGACCACCAGGCACGTATCTGACACAGCGCAACTGTTGCGGCTCTGGGAGAGTCGTTCGGACGCGGTGCGATGACCAACCACTGGATCGACATCAAGAATGCCGATTCCATCCTCATAATGGGCAGTAATGCTGCCGAACACCATCCGATCTCATTCAAGTGGGTGCTGGAGGCCAAGGACAAGGGTGCCACTGTCATGCATGTGGACCCGAAGTTCTCGCGCACTTCCGCCAGATCGGATTTCCATGTTCCCCTGCGATCCGGTACGGATATCGCCTTCCTCGGGGGCATGATCAAGTACATCATCGAGAACAACAAGTACTTCCACGAATATGTCGCCGAGTACACCAACGCCTCGCTCATCGTGGGCAAGGACTTCGGTTTCAAGGACGGCCTGTTCACCGGGTACGATGAAAAGTCCCGCACTTACGACAAGAGCAAGTGGGGCTTTGAGCTGGATTCCAACGGCGTTCCCAAGCGGGACAAGACCCTCAAGAATCCCCGTTGCGTGTTCCAACTGCTCAAGAAGCACTACTCGCGCTACAACATTGATACGGTTTCCACCACAACCGGCGTGTCCGCCGCTGATCTGCTGAAGGTCTACAAGAACTTCGCGGCCACCGGCAAAAAGGACAAGGCCGGAACCGTCATGTATGCTCTGGGATGGACCCAGCATACGGTCGGCGTGCAGAACATTCGTTCCGCAGGCATCATCCAGTTGCTGCTGGGCAACATCGGTGTTGCGGGCGGCGGTATCAACGCCCTGCGCGGTGAACCCAACGTTCAGGGGTCCACTGACCACACCCTGCTGTATCACATCATTCCCGGTTACATGGCCATGCCGCACAACGGTTGGCAGACCTATGACGAATACATCAAGGCCAACACGCCCAAGAGCGGTGATCCTAAGTCGGCCAACTGGTGGCAGCATAAGCCCAAGTACTTCGCCAGCCTGCTCAAGGCCTGGTACGGCGACAATGCCAGCAAGGAAAACGGTTTCTGTTACGAGTACCTGCCGAAGATCGAGAAGGATGAGGATTACTCCTACCTTTATCTTTTTGACCGCATGTACCGGAACCAGATTCGGGGCGGCATCATCATCGGGCTGAACCCGATGAACAGTGTGCCGAACTCCAACAAGGTCAGGAAGGCGCTGGACAATCTGGAGTGGCTCGTCACTTCGGAGCTGCACCATTCGGAAACCACGGACAACTGGAAACGTCCCGGCGTCGATCCGAAGAAGATCAAGACCGAGGTTTTCCTGCTGCCTTCGGCCCACAGGCTGGAGAAGGAAGGTTCTGTCACCAACTCGGGCCGCTGGCTGCTTTGGCATTATCAGGCCGTCAAGCCTGCCTACGAGGCCAAGCCGTTCGGTGACATGTTCGTCGGTTTCATGAAGCGTATCCAGAAGCTGTACGCCAAGGAAGGTGGCAAGCTGCCTGAGGCACTGACCAAGCTGAACTACCCCGACAGGTATGACCCGGAAGAGCTGTGTGCCCGGATCAACGGTCACTTCACGCGTGACACCGTCATCAAGGGCAAGACGTACAAGAAGGGCCAGCAGGTTCCGTCCTTCACCGCTCTGGGTGACGACGGCTCCACTGCCTGCCTGAACTGGCTTTATGCCGGCAGTTACACGGAAGAGGAAGGCAACAAGGCCAAGCGCCGTAGCACGTCCCAGACCGCGATGCAGAAGAATATAGGTCTGTATCCCAAGTGGGCATGGTGCTGGCCGGTCAACCGCCGCATCCTGTACAACCGTGCGTCCGTTGATCTCAACGGCAAGCCGTACAACCCGAAGAAGGCCGTCATCGAATGGAAGGACGGCAAGTGGGTCGGCGATATTCCGGATGGCGGATGGCCGCCCATGGCCACGGGCAAGGGCAAGTATCCGTTCATCATGCACAAGCATGGATTCGGACAGCTCTACGGTCCCGGTCGTGCGGATGGTCCGTTCTCCGAGCATTACGAACCGGTCGAGACGCCCGTGAAGAACAACATGTTCTCCAAGCAGCTCAACAGCCCGGTCTACAAGTTCGTTGACAGCAACATGGACAAACTGTCCAAGCCCGCTGATCCCAAGTATCCCGTCGTATTGACCACCTACAGCCTGACGGAACACTGGTGTGGCGGCGGTGAAACCAGAAACATCCCCAACCTGCTCGAAGCCGAGCCGCAACTCTATGTGGAAATGAGCCCGGAACTGGCGCAGGAAAAGGGCATCAAAAACGGTGACGGTGTGATTGTGGAAAGCGTTCGCGGCCGGGTCGAGGCCATTGCCATGGTCACGGTTCGCATGCGTCCTCTCAGGGTCCACGGTCGAATCATTCACGAAATCGGCATGCCGTTCTGCTTCGGCTGGACGACTCCGGGAACCGGCGATTCCACCAACAGGCTGACGCCTTCGGTTGGTGACCCGAATACAACTATTCCCGAATTCAAAGCCTGTTGCGTGAACATTCGTAAGGCCGACAAGCTCACCGAGCTTGCAACCTAG
- a CDS encoding 4Fe-4S dicluster domain-containing protein: MPKTFLIDTSRCTACRGCQIACKEWHELPANKTTQYKWGSHQNPQDLNANNYKLVRFNEHLEDGKVRWNFFPDQCRHCDMPPCKDTGDIYHEGAILKDEKTGAVLFTDKTKAFTESEFKDIRDSCPYDIPRRDAKTGLLSKCTMCNDRIHNGMLPACVKVCPTGAMNFGDRADMLKLAEKRLAEVKKDWPKAILADPDDVNVIYLLIDEPENYHEFSVAQANIGPMSKKQFLATLARPFKAMKA; this comes from the coding sequence ATGCCTAAGACGTTTTTGATTGATACATCCCGATGCACCGCCTGTCGCGGTTGCCAGATTGCCTGCAAGGAGTGGCATGAGCTGCCGGCCAACAAGACCACCCAGTACAAATGGGGCAGCCATCAGAATCCGCAGGATTTGAATGCAAACAACTACAAGCTCGTTCGATTCAACGAGCACCTCGAAGACGGTAAGGTCCGATGGAACTTCTTCCCGGACCAGTGCCGTCACTGCGATATGCCGCCCTGCAAGGATACCGGCGATATCTACCATGAAGGTGCCATTCTCAAGGACGAGAAAACCGGAGCCGTTCTCTTCACGGACAAGACCAAGGCTTTCACCGAAAGCGAGTTCAAGGACATTCGTGATTCCTGTCCTTACGACATCCCCAGAAGAGATGCGAAGACCGGCCTCCTGTCGAAATGCACCATGTGCAACGACAGGATTCACAACGGCATGCTTCCCGCCTGCGTCAAGGTTTGTCCCACCGGGGCCATGAACTTCGGTGACCGGGCAGACATGCTGAAACTTGCGGAGAAGCGGCTTGCCGAGGTCAAGAAGGATTGGCCCAAGGCCATACTCGCCGATCCAGACGATGTGAATGTCATCTATCTGCTCATCGACGAACCTGAGAACTATCATGAGTTCTCGGTGGCACAGGCCAACATCGGTCCCATGTCGAAGAAGCAGTTCCTTGCCACTCTGGCAAGACCCTTCAAGGCAATGAAGGCGTAA
- a CDS encoding formate dehydrogenase accessory protein FdhE produces the protein MKSASARKTVESTLNAIRKRVPAYNEIADRFGPLFLEKARLRDDLAAGKLAVPDLDLTRIAAGVPILVDADFTPWTQEMKQSANVLLPVLADVLQLDEKACKALHDHLDDTENVSGLARARIEGNWKHFENTSVQLGIDQSTTLLYISETVFAPVFCAMVDSLGKFLTDLAWDHGYCPVCGSTPSISHLSPREVTDLDQLVGGGGKKFLHCSLCGHDWRFKRNACAACGNDDSETREVFYLDDVKYERIEACHKCGKYCLNVDMRECEPLPHLDAIQIGLIHLDIFAHKNNLTPISPTIWNSLDEAVE, from the coding sequence ATGAAATCGGCTTCTGCACGGAAAACCGTTGAATCGACCCTCAATGCTATCAGGAAACGTGTCCCTGCATATAATGAAATTGCAGACAGATTCGGTCCTCTCTTTCTTGAAAAAGCAAGGCTGCGTGATGACTTGGCTGCCGGAAAGCTTGCTGTTCCCGATTTGGACCTGACCCGGATAGCCGCCGGGGTTCCCATCCTTGTGGATGCAGATTTTACGCCGTGGACTCAGGAGATGAAACAGTCGGCCAATGTCCTTTTGCCGGTTTTGGCTGATGTGCTTCAATTGGATGAAAAGGCATGCAAGGCCCTGCATGACCATCTGGACGATACTGAAAATGTTTCGGGACTTGCCCGGGCGCGGATTGAAGGCAATTGGAAACACTTTGAGAATACCTCCGTACAGCTCGGAATCGACCAGTCAACGACATTGCTGTATATTTCAGAGACTGTTTTTGCCCCTGTCTTTTGTGCTATGGTGGACAGTCTGGGCAAGTTCCTTACAGATTTGGCGTGGGATCATGGCTACTGTCCCGTCTGCGGTTCCACGCCTTCCATTTCCCATCTATCCCCTCGTGAAGTGACCGATCTCGACCAGCTTGTCGGTGGCGGCGGCAAGAAATTTCTGCACTGCTCCCTGTGCGGACACGACTGGCGTTTCAAGCGCAATGCCTGTGCGGCCTGCGGCAATGACGACAGTGAGACGCGGGAAGTTTTTTATCTTGACGATGTGAAGTATGAGCGCATTGAGGCGTGCCACAAATGCGGCAAGTACTGTCTTAATGTCGATATGAGGGAATGTGAGCCGCTTCCTCATCTGGACGCAATCCAGATAGGGCTCATTCATCTCGATATCTTTGCACACAAGAACAACCTGACTCCCATTTCCCCGACAATCTGGAACAGCCTCGACGAGGCCGTGGAGTAA
- a CDS encoding formate dehydrogenase accessory sulfurtransferase FdhD: MQAAYMRALEHPSGSESRGQSTQGAPVQLACPVTLQKYSGGRLSFVEDKIAVESDMRLQINGQHHAILSRTPGDDLNLVAGYMFSCSMIREPEDMKNISFSYHGAAKVDVTLATPRSVRRLYPSPCPMHLDPERIFEFKETFERRQNLFKNTGSTHAAALFSAEGELIAFGEDVGRHNAFDKAVGRALLEGTLGQVAIAMLSSRLGLELTTKASNANIPILCGFSAATSCAVNYAERYNITLVGRIRNGAFYVYSNGWRLRK; the protein is encoded by the coding sequence ATGCAGGCAGCCTATATGCGGGCATTGGAACATCCGTCCGGTTCGGAATCGAGGGGGCAGTCCACTCAGGGCGCTCCGGTTCAACTGGCGTGCCCCGTGACGTTGCAGAAGTATTCCGGCGGCAGGCTTTCCTTTGTGGAAGACAAGATCGCGGTCGAGTCGGACATGCGGCTTCAGATCAATGGGCAGCATCATGCGATACTGTCGCGTACCCCCGGAGATGATCTGAATCTAGTGGCTGGGTATATGTTCTCCTGTTCCATGATTCGTGAGCCGGAAGATATGAAAAATATCTCGTTCAGCTATCATGGAGCCGCGAAAGTGGATGTGACGCTTGCAACGCCCCGTTCCGTCCGGCGGCTGTATCCGTCGCCGTGCCCCATGCATCTGGACCCGGAACGCATATTCGAGTTCAAGGAGACGTTTGAGCGGCGGCAGAACCTGTTCAAGAATACCGGTTCCACCCATGCGGCGGCTCTCTTCTCGGCTGAGGGCGAACTGATCGCCTTTGGTGAGGATGTCGGGCGGCACAACGCCTTTGACAAGGCCGTGGGCCGAGCGTTGCTTGAGGGAACCCTCGGGCAGGTCGCCATTGCCATGCTTTCCTCCCGGCTCGGATTGGAGCTGACAACCAAGGCCTCCAATGCCAACATCCCCATCCTGTGCGGATTTTCCGCTGCAACAAGTTGCGCGGTCAATTATGCCGAGCGATACAATATCACGCTCGTCGGCAGAATCCGCAACGGTGCCTTTTACGTGTATTCAAACGGATGGCGATTGAGAAAATGA
- a CDS encoding molybdopterin-binding protein codes for MKTMHVEEAVGTVLCHDITRIVPGESKGPAFRRGHVVTKADIPHLLDIGKEHLYVFDPQDGYVHEDEAARRIAKAAAGPGIELSTPVEGKITLRAEHDGLLDINTDALFQLNSVKDVIFGTIHTNQLVNKGRAMAGTRVIPLVVPEEIVAEAETVLHDNAPLIQVRPLKKCRVGIVTTGSEVYNGRIKDKFGPVIRKKFKGYGSTTIGQKLVSDQQDMTVNAIQDFLEEGANFIVVTGGMSVDPDDQTPASIRATGAEIISYGAPTFPGAMFMLAKIGDVPVVGLPGCVMYYRASIFDLIIPRILAGKDVTEKDIINLGHGGFCEGCETCRYPVCSFGKGA; via the coding sequence ATGAAAACCATGCATGTTGAAGAAGCCGTGGGCACTGTCCTGTGCCACGACATCACACGTATCGTTCCCGGAGAATCAAAGGGCCCCGCATTCCGCAGAGGCCACGTGGTCACCAAAGCCGACATCCCGCACCTGCTCGACATCGGCAAGGAACATCTCTACGTCTTTGACCCGCAGGACGGATACGTCCACGAAGACGAAGCCGCCCGCCGCATCGCCAAGGCGGCAGCCGGTCCGGGCATCGAACTGAGCACACCGGTCGAAGGGAAAATCACCCTGCGCGCCGAACATGACGGGCTTCTGGACATCAACACGGATGCCCTTTTCCAGCTCAACTCCGTCAAGGACGTCATCTTCGGCACCATCCACACCAACCAGCTCGTCAACAAGGGCCGCGCCATGGCCGGAACCCGCGTCATTCCGCTCGTCGTTCCGGAAGAAATCGTGGCCGAAGCCGAAACCGTTCTTCATGACAACGCCCCGCTCATTCAAGTCCGCCCGCTGAAAAAATGCCGCGTGGGCATCGTCACCACGGGCAGCGAAGTCTACAACGGACGCATCAAGGACAAATTCGGACCGGTCATTCGCAAGAAGTTCAAAGGCTACGGCTCCACCACCATCGGACAGAAACTCGTTTCCGACCAGCAGGACATGACGGTCAACGCCATTCAGGATTTTCTGGAAGAAGGCGCGAACTTCATCGTAGTCACCGGCGGCATGTCGGTAGACCCGGACGACCAGACCCCGGCCTCCATCCGGGCCACCGGAGCCGAGATCATCTCCTACGGCGCGCCCACGTTTCCGGGAGCCATGTTCATGCTCGCCAAGATCGGTGACGTGCCCGTGGTCGGCCTGCCCGGTTGTGTCATGTACTACCGCGCCTCCATCTTCGATCTCATCATCCCACGCATCCTCGCAGGCAAGGACGTGACCGAAAAAGATATCATCAATCTCGGACACGGCGGATTCTGCGAAGGCTGCGAAACATGCAGATATCCTGTGTGTAGTTTCGGCAAGGGAGCCTAG
- a CDS encoding BCCT family transporter, with translation MSKSNQSSKMPTTTCPPDKGGICTTCFFGALAIILAACIPLIMHPEAGEKVINTLFTFVTVEMGWLYMLAGIGSFILLMWFAFGPFSHKRLGDKVEYSTFSWIGMLFCAGVGAGIMFGGSIDWAYYAAYPMHGEPAGSWKALEWGSAYGMFHWGPICWAIYATLAVPIGYSYYVKKIPILNISQACTGLLGDRVNGWQGKVIDILFMTGLVAGSATALGLGIPIVAAAISSVTGLEHSFWLEFGTLVFVTAIFCISSSLGLKKGLSKLSDFNVMIAMALLLFVFIVGPTVFLTDMAITSLGLMVSEMIRMTTWMDPMSSSGFTKDWTVFYYAWFVAYAPFMSLFIAKISRGRTVRQVVLGPVIIASLGCGCFYLVFGNFGLHLQITGQLDVINLVKTVKGATAIMAVADFIPLASLYKVVFGAVTAISMATTFDAVSFALAATTTRKLSPDEEPARWNRLFWAVSLGMVPTGIMLIDGPLSVLQTASIVVGLPVLGVVWIGVASFLREYKQTGWVEYDSAACTPREQ, from the coding sequence ATGTCCAAATCAAATCAATCTTCGAAAATGCCCACCACGACATGCCCACCCGATAAGGGCGGGATCTGTACCACCTGTTTCTTCGGTGCGCTGGCAATCATTCTGGCAGCATGCATCCCGCTCATCATGCACCCCGAAGCCGGGGAAAAAGTCATCAACACGCTTTTCACCTTCGTCACCGTCGAGATGGGCTGGCTCTACATGCTTGCAGGCATTGGTTCATTCATCCTGCTCATGTGGTTTGCTTTCGGCCCCTTCAGCCACAAACGTCTCGGCGACAAGGTCGAATACTCCACTTTCTCATGGATCGGCATGCTCTTCTGTGCGGGCGTCGGCGCGGGCATCATGTTCGGCGGCTCCATCGACTGGGCCTATTACGCCGCCTACCCCATGCACGGCGAACCGGCCGGATCATGGAAGGCTCTGGAGTGGGGCTCCGCCTACGGAATGTTCCACTGGGGCCCCATCTGCTGGGCCATCTACGCAACGCTCGCCGTGCCTATCGGCTACAGCTATTACGTCAAGAAAATTCCCATTCTCAACATCTCACAGGCATGTACCGGCCTGCTCGGCGACCGCGTAAACGGCTGGCAGGGCAAGGTCATCGACATCCTGTTCATGACAGGTCTTGTCGCGGGTTCCGCCACGGCGCTGGGCCTCGGGATTCCCATCGTGGCCGCCGCCATATCTTCGGTAACGGGACTGGAACACTCATTCTGGCTTGAATTCGGCACCCTTGTTTTCGTCACTGCCATCTTCTGTATTTCCTCAAGCCTCGGCCTGAAAAAGGGACTCAGCAAACTGTCGGACTTCAACGTGATGATCGCCATGGCCCTGCTGCTGTTCGTCTTCATCGTCGGCCCGACCGTCTTCCTCACCGACATGGCCATCACCTCACTGGGACTGATGGTTTCCGAAATGATACGCATGACAACCTGGATGGACCCCATGTCCTCCTCCGGTTTCACCAAGGACTGGACCGTCTTCTATTACGCATGGTTCGTTGCATACGCCCCGTTCATGTCCCTGTTCATCGCCAAGATTTCCCGCGGGCGAACCGTCCGTCAGGTGGTCCTCGGCCCGGTCATCATCGCGTCTCTCGGCTGCGGCTGCTTCTATCTCGTCTTCGGCAACTTCGGCTTGCATCTCCAGATCACCGGACAGTTGGACGTCATCAACCTCGTCAAGACAGTCAAGGGAGCCACCGCCATCATGGCCGTCGCGGATTTCATCCCCTTGGCTTCGCTCTACAAAGTCGTGTTCGGGGCGGTCACCGCCATTTCCATGGCCACGACCTTTGACGCGGTCTCGTTCGCCCTTGCCGCCACCACTACGCGCAAGCTCTCGCCGGATGAGGAACCCGCACGCTGGAACCGTCTGTTCTGGGCCGTCTCCCTCGGCATGGTCCCCACCGGTATCATGCTCATCGACGGTCCGCTGTCGGTACTCCAGACCGCATCCATTGTCGTCGGCCTGCCGGTACTCGGCGTGGTCTGGATCGGCGTGGCTTCGTTCCTCCGCGAATACAAGCAGACCGGCTGGGTCGAATATGATTCCGCCGCCTGCACTCCGCGTGAGCAATAG
- the yqeC gene encoding selenium cofactor biosynthesis protein YqeC — MSTYSIHHAEFPHLPEHHRLITFTGAGGKTSLMKWFATPSPTLPQRIVVTTTTKILPLPGERLILKDDGPDFMNRIRGGVIESSIAVVANRFDHHTGKLIGLPRETVGELHRAGVADTILVEADGAARKPLKAPNATEPVIPVETDLCIAVMGLDAVHQLLTEENVHRHDIFSRITGRTPGDHVLPEDMVRIAEAPNGLFKGCPPDCERIVYLNKTDIPGAQKSVSQIEKLLTDNNQTSDIRWFAGSTRNRQVRELACHPITTHDYSVERLELSTEF, encoded by the coding sequence ATGAGCACCTACTCAATCCATCATGCAGAATTCCCACACCTGCCGGAACATCACCGGCTGATCACGTTTACCGGAGCGGGAGGAAAAACCTCCCTCATGAAGTGGTTCGCCACTCCATCACCAACCCTGCCTCAAAGGATAGTCGTCACGACGACAACAAAAATCCTCCCGCTTCCCGGTGAACGCCTCATTTTGAAAGATGATGGCCCGGACTTCATGAACCGCATCCGAGGCGGGGTAATCGAGTCCTCCATTGCAGTCGTCGCCAACCGCTTCGACCACCATACCGGCAAACTCATCGGCCTCCCCAGAGAGACCGTCGGCGAACTGCATCGCGCAGGCGTTGCAGACACCATTCTTGTCGAGGCTGACGGAGCAGCACGCAAACCGCTGAAGGCTCCCAACGCCACGGAACCGGTGATCCCGGTTGAAACCGATCTGTGCATCGCGGTCATGGGGCTGGATGCGGTCCACCAGCTACTGACTGAAGAGAATGTCCACCGGCACGATATTTTTTCCCGCATCACAGGCCGCACACCGGGCGACCATGTTCTCCCTGAGGACATGGTCCGTATTGCCGAAGCCCCCAACGGTTTATTCAAAGGTTGCCCCCCGGACTGTGAACGCATCGTCTACCTCAACAAAACCGACATTCCCGGCGCACAGAAATCAGTTTCACAAATCGAAAAACTGCTGACGGACAACAACCAAACCAGCGATATCAGATGGTTTGCCGGAAGCACACGCAACAGACAGGTGCGGGAACTCGCCTGCCATCCAATCACAACACATGATTATTCCGTCGAAAGACTTGAATTATCAACCGAGTTCTGA
- the yqeB gene encoding selenium-dependent molybdenum cofactor biosynthesis protein YqeB, which yields MNIYSHTIVIRGAGDLATGVALRLYRSGLRKIILLETKNPLAVRRTVSLCEAVHHGSMTVEGMTAELIHSPQEAAAAWANGKVAVLVDPKAESLPELRPDVVIDAIIAKRNLGTDMSMAPLVIGLGPGFTVGSDVHRIVETKRGHHLGRVIAEGSAAPNTGIPGNIGGHTINRVYWAQNDGVFTTPHDIGDMIQEGEILGKVGETPVVAALSGVIRGLLKNDTPVQTKTKLGDIDPRGTLSYCGEASDKALAIGGGVLEAILSNTFSGNPA from the coding sequence ATGAATATATACTCTCACACCATCGTCATTCGCGGCGCGGGAGACCTCGCCACCGGCGTGGCCCTGCGCCTCTACCGTTCGGGCCTACGCAAAATCATTCTGCTGGAAACGAAAAATCCACTGGCTGTCCGCCGCACGGTTTCCCTGTGTGAAGCGGTACACCATGGATCGATGACAGTGGAAGGCATGACCGCAGAGCTGATCCATTCGCCGCAGGAGGCTGCCGCGGCATGGGCAAACGGCAAAGTAGCGGTTCTGGTCGATCCCAAAGCGGAATCACTGCCCGAACTGCGCCCGGATGTAGTAATCGACGCCATCATCGCCAAACGCAACCTCGGCACTGACATGTCCATGGCCCCGCTCGTCATCGGTCTCGGCCCCGGTTTCACCGTTGGCAGCGACGTCCACAGAATCGTGGAGACGAAACGCGGCCACCATCTCGGCAGGGTTATCGCCGAAGGGTCAGCAGCACCGAACACCGGCATCCCCGGCAATATCGGCGGACACACCATAAACCGCGTCTACTGGGCACAGAATGACGGCGTTTTCACCACGCCCCATGACATTGGAGACATGATTCAGGAAGGGGAAATTCTCGGCAAAGTCGGTGAAACGCCCGTGGTTGCAGCCCTTTCCGGCGTCATACGGGGACTGCTCAAAAACGACACGCCGGTTCAGACCAAGACCAAGCTTGGCGACATCGACCCACGCGGTACGCTTTCCTACTGTGGTGAAGCTTCAGACAAGGCTCTCGCCATCGGCGGTGGCGTGCTTGAAGCCATCCTGTCAAACACCTTTTCCGGGAACCCTGCATGA
- a CDS encoding nucleotidyltransferase family protein — MKQLIPHVSGVILAAGKASRMGRDKLSLPFRGLPLLQHVINAARQSCLKDVTVVMPKDSALEQTLDLTGCDVVTATHRDLGQAESLQSGLRNVMDTARACMVMLGDQPLLTSETIDMLVEAYAQQPECWVAPVQEGMRGNPITIPSEWFPKVFELEGDTGARPLLGSPGLALRLVRIHEVGPFIDVDTEQEYQQLLNRYEAKTA, encoded by the coding sequence ATGAAACAGCTTATACCGCACGTTTCCGGCGTCATCCTCGCCGCAGGAAAAGCCTCCCGTATGGGGAGAGACAAACTGTCTCTCCCCTTTCGGGGACTCCCTCTGCTGCAACATGTGATCAATGCGGCACGACAATCCTGCCTCAAGGACGTCACCGTGGTCATGCCAAAGGATTCCGCACTTGAACAGACACTGGACCTGACCGGATGCGACGTGGTCACGGCCACGCACCGCGATCTCGGTCAGGCAGAATCCTTGCAGTCGGGACTCCGCAACGTCATGGACACCGCCCGTGCATGCATGGTCATGCTCGGCGACCAGCCGTTGCTCACCTCGGAGACCATCGACATGCTCGTCGAGGCTTACGCACAGCAACCCGAATGCTGGGTGGCCCCGGTACAGGAAGGCATGCGCGGCAACCCCATCACCATTCCCTCGGAATGGTTTCCCAAGGTATTCGAACTGGAAGGCGATACCGGCGCACGCCCCCTGCTGGGTTCTCCGGGCCTTGCCCTGCGCCTCGTCCGCATCCATGAAGTCGGTCCGTTTATCGACGTGGATACCGAACAGGAATACCAGCAACTTTTAAATAGATACGAAGCCAAAACGGCCTGA